The following proteins are co-located in the Wenzhouxiangella marina genome:
- a CDS encoding winged helix-turn-helix domain-containing protein — MSIHFQDFELDLAQKLVLGPDGPIQLRPQTFAVLCHLIEQAPAVVSRDELLDAVWGHQATSVSSVPQTIKELRQALGDSSSDPRIIATRRGLGYQFIATVESSNSENASTPPHPPPGPTGTGKRAPWALLGLLGLLIAAFVVWRLQPLPPSPPAMPPTLAISAMVNSADDPELNWLAPAFETYLGHALVELGGFRVLARDQETVDAPEPADVLVEGRYLDVDGQGPRLLAQLRRQDSGEIIGNIETGLGRWDVARMSIDMANEIRRRLGLPATADDGSVLRARLPADTEGQRAYFAAGQALERFDRAGALDALNVALNGPADGPQLRRLQAQVLAESGDIEAARSIIEQALESTRLWPARERLDIEAAAALLDFDYERATDRLQAITQFYPDPANSRRLVNALIQSGRLEAGRQALSSLRAARPDDARLALLAVELARLERDQSARLDAARDARRLAEAEQTPGLIAAARLAEAGALTRSGQLDDARAVLESLLDEFSDLAAEDEAEARLGLATIEFQQGRLESALNMIPELKARYQALNHPEGLAEAYMLEASVLDRSGRSDASIAAMEAAMEQLETLGDPRQLARAGVLYGVTLMRARQTEAAETRLEEAASYFRRVRDRQGEGAALINRATLLARAGRANDAEPVFERALEAFLDAGDLRGQAIVLGNLAAVAYQRRDVSRSIELSEEALGLFEVLNAQTDIARVSYNLGLTQRSQGRLLEAERRIRQAAEAFSSQGAAQMQMRTLTTLANLMVDMGRPNALGAVIEQTQELSVEDPDERSVVDIALGRQALMDGELAEARAHFQRALELADAADSQLGRLLARFQLARVALAEGSAVTAEQEALALRSEYAETRDSSRQLDVLLLLAEALIEQDRSEAGARELEEADRLLADAPDARQALELAILRSRISPPDLARERLQWVIETAGAQGYLPLLERARRWLALLEE, encoded by the coding sequence ATGAGCATCCACTTTCAGGACTTCGAACTCGACCTGGCCCAGAAACTGGTCCTGGGCCCCGACGGTCCGATCCAGCTCCGACCCCAGACCTTTGCCGTGCTCTGCCATCTGATCGAGCAGGCACCGGCGGTCGTCAGCCGGGACGAACTCCTCGACGCGGTCTGGGGCCACCAGGCCACCTCCGTCAGCTCGGTTCCCCAGACCATCAAGGAGCTGCGCCAGGCGCTGGGCGACTCGAGCAGCGACCCTCGGATCATCGCCACGCGGCGAGGCCTGGGCTATCAGTTCATCGCGACCGTCGAATCCTCGAACTCCGAAAACGCTTCGACGCCTCCCCATCCACCGCCGGGCCCGACCGGCACCGGAAAGAGAGCGCCCTGGGCCCTGCTCGGCCTGCTGGGCCTGTTGATCGCCGCCTTCGTCGTCTGGCGACTGCAACCCCTTCCGCCGAGCCCGCCGGCCATGCCGCCGACCCTGGCGATCAGTGCGATGGTCAATTCCGCCGACGACCCCGAGCTGAACTGGCTGGCGCCTGCCTTCGAGACCTACCTCGGCCATGCCCTGGTCGAACTGGGTGGCTTCCGGGTCCTGGCGCGGGATCAGGAGACCGTCGACGCCCCGGAGCCGGCCGACGTTCTGGTCGAAGGTCGCTATCTCGATGTCGATGGCCAGGGCCCACGACTGCTGGCGCAGCTGCGACGCCAGGACTCCGGCGAGATCATCGGCAACATCGAAACCGGCCTGGGTCGCTGGGACGTGGCCCGAATGAGCATCGACATGGCCAACGAGATTCGCCGGCGACTGGGTTTGCCAGCCACCGCTGACGATGGCTCGGTGCTGCGCGCCCGCCTGCCCGCCGACACGGAAGGACAGCGGGCCTACTTCGCCGCCGGCCAGGCACTGGAACGCTTCGATCGAGCCGGGGCCCTGGACGCGCTGAACGTGGCCTTGAACGGGCCGGCCGATGGCCCGCAACTCCGCCGCCTGCAGGCCCAGGTGCTCGCCGAGAGCGGCGACATCGAGGCGGCCCGATCGATCATCGAGCAGGCGCTCGAGTCGACTCGCCTCTGGCCGGCACGGGAACGGCTGGACATCGAGGCGGCCGCCGCCCTGCTGGACTTCGACTACGAACGTGCCACCGACCGGCTCCAGGCCATCACTCAGTTCTACCCCGACCCGGCCAACAGCCGACGCCTGGTCAATGCCCTGATCCAGTCCGGCCGGCTGGAAGCGGGACGGCAGGCCCTGAGCTCGCTTCGCGCCGCCCGCCCCGACGATGCCCGACTGGCCCTGCTGGCCGTCGAACTGGCGCGGCTGGAGCGCGACCAGTCCGCCCGTCTCGACGCCGCACGGGACGCACGGCGCCTGGCCGAAGCCGAGCAGACGCCGGGCTTGATCGCCGCCGCCCGCCTCGCCGAAGCAGGCGCCCTGACGCGCAGTGGCCAGCTCGACGACGCGCGGGCGGTCCTGGAGTCCCTGCTCGACGAGTTTTCCGATCTGGCAGCGGAAGACGAGGCCGAAGCCCGGCTCGGCCTGGCCACGATCGAGTTCCAGCAAGGTCGCCTCGAGTCCGCGCTGAACATGATTCCCGAGCTCAAGGCCCGCTACCAGGCCCTGAACCACCCGGAAGGCCTCGCCGAGGCCTACATGCTCGAGGCCTCGGTGCTCGATCGGAGCGGACGGAGCGATGCGTCGATCGCAGCCATGGAAGCAGCGATGGAGCAGCTCGAAACACTCGGAGATCCCAGGCAGCTGGCCCGCGCGGGCGTCCTGTACGGCGTGACCCTGATGCGCGCTCGCCAGACCGAGGCCGCCGAAACCCGCCTGGAGGAAGCCGCCAGCTACTTCCGACGGGTCCGGGACCGCCAGGGCGAAGGTGCGGCGCTGATCAATCGGGCCACCCTGCTGGCACGCGCCGGCCGGGCCAACGATGCTGAGCCGGTCTTCGAGCGCGCCCTCGAAGCCTTCCTCGATGCCGGCGATCTCCGTGGACAGGCCATCGTCCTCGGCAACCTGGCCGCCGTCGCCTATCAGCGGCGCGACGTCAGCCGTTCCATCGAACTGTCCGAAGAGGCGCTGGGTCTGTTCGAAGTCCTGAACGCGCAAACCGATATCGCCCGCGTGTCCTACAACCTGGGCCTGACGCAACGCAGCCAGGGCCGCTTGCTCGAAGCGGAACGACGCATCCGCCAGGCGGCCGAGGCCTTCTCGTCCCAGGGCGCGGCGCAGATGCAGATGCGAACCCTGACCACCCTGGCCAATCTGATGGTCGACATGGGGCGTCCGAACGCGCTGGGAGCGGTGATCGAACAGACGCAGGAGCTGTCCGTCGAGGACCCCGACGAACGCTCGGTCGTCGACATCGCACTCGGTCGGCAGGCCCTGATGGACGGTGAGCTTGCCGAGGCGAGAGCCCACTTTCAACGCGCCCTCGAACTGGCCGATGCAGCCGATAGCCAGCTTGGCCGGCTGCTCGCACGCTTCCAGCTGGCCAGGGTGGCACTGGCCGAGGGCAGCGCGGTGACCGCCGAGCAGGAAGCACTGGCCCTGCGCTCGGAGTACGCCGAGACCCGTGACTCGTCTCGCCAGCTCGACGTGCTCCTGCTGCTGGCCGAAGCCCTGATCGAACAGGACCGAAGCGAGGCTGGCGCCCGCGAACTCGAGGAGGCTGATCGCCTGCTGGCCGACGCACCGGATGCCCGCCAGGCCCTCGAACTCGCCATCCTGCGCAGTCGCATCAGCCCGCCGGATCTGGCCCGGGAGCGGCTGCAATGGGTCATCGAGACCGCCGGAGCGCAGGGCTACCTGCCCCTCCTCGAGCGCGCCCGGCGCTGGCTTGCCCTGCTGGAGGAGTAA
- a CDS encoding DUF3592 domain-containing protein yields the protein MPNPLRTIDAAEHPSRVGLRGWVERGCAISVCAIGLWLSLEAWLPVYLDHSTAYAEPVRAQVVESRFQGRSDSDWRLGPGQPVFAYRYVHRGRIFHASGYRPGGGLVEAVRRFPPGTMVTAYLDPARPQAAMLFPGVHGDQIARGLVGLCLLLSGMLFVQRLWPGPDPSASSPPSSAAPRWRSVLTKEPRS from the coding sequence ATGCCGAATCCGCTTCGAACCATCGACGCCGCAGAGCACCCTTCGAGGGTGGGCTTGCGGGGGTGGGTCGAGCGCGGCTGCGCCATTTCCGTATGCGCGATCGGCCTCTGGCTCTCCCTCGAAGCCTGGCTTCCCGTCTACCTGGATCACTCCACCGCCTATGCCGAGCCCGTCCGGGCCCAGGTCGTCGAATCCCGCTTCCAGGGCCGCAGCGATTCGGATTGGCGCCTTGGCCCGGGCCAGCCCGTCTTTGCCTACCGATACGTCCACAGGGGAAGGATCTTTCATGCCTCGGGCTATCGGCCCGGCGGCGGGCTCGTTGAAGCGGTTCGTCGCTTCCCGCCCGGCACGATGGTCACCGCCTACCTCGACCCGGCGAGGCCGCAGGCCGCGATGTTGTTTCCCGGCGTTCACGGCGATCAGATCGCGCGCGGTCTGGTCGGTCTCTGCCTGCTCCTGTCCGGGATGCTGTTCGTGCAGCGGCTCTGGCCGGGTCCCGATCCGAGCGCTTCGTCCCCTCCTTCCTCCGCCGCGCCTCGCTGGCGCTCGGTGTTGACCAAGGAACCTCGATCATGA
- a CDS encoding choice-of-anchor Q domain-containing protein, whose product MIQHRLLICLFSLNLLMPTITRAAIIDIGPNGCSLADAIRSANLDSAIGQCSAGAGTDQIVAPDGWEITLSSELPTIESDLTLRTQTAAGHLRISGDFSVPILKIHGSGTAVNIHRVEFFGGKRDGVGNPGGAALSIRDATVSIVDSEFRANTASLSDGGAINIRDGVLLMTRTVISNNWTRRTGLTPKRGGGIYAEDSVLDLEEVFFDQNFSLLFNPEEAGTTLSDGLFMNGGSLVLRKSEVYESYYGIRAINAADVLIENTTFEDAESGYVDIPKLEYEGPGVLVLNHVTMSAEMRVVNAILEASNSIFAQCVTTGTTWTVDTANKYFNFDCNGPRDWPGVIALADNGGFTRTRASTLNSSVVDAGDPAYCLAEDQRGEPRGAQCDIGAYELTSFADVGVSLVIEPAGPWVDGQAVRAMVEVSNAGPGNANAVSLSAATQQFFVQGVDASFCSSLPCLINQIPAGETVRVPIDAVLGSFQSAGFDVDVAASRTGASYYQDPDESDPGGNNRASASGAIDPGADLSLQLDLLTPPPYFVGQTVVYRAVIANGGGQAASPVELELFPAGGTIEAFAGCSSVNGPLCTLGQLNDGQTAQIDLDFKVNAAAFVLDGEVSAPQLDIAPADNLDDQGNQGAVSEADVSVELELAQSAPYYSDQFLVFTARIRTGNAPASNVRFWSEMPGAVGGFFDAPFCTGGSPCVIPSMAANEELVATIAVFAPVAPDDGSVPSWAHRIYAEPGQVDSNPANNEAIIQQNYQAATNLVVDVELLSQPPFAAGDVVDYEIELINGGVNRARDVVLTVDADNLELEFLSGNQCQAVDCELATMDFAQRERILLQYRVVDPGDFNLGASITGADYDPALSNNSDPLNGATAVAPLTDSLFSDRFRP is encoded by the coding sequence ATGATCCAGCACCGACTTCTGATCTGCCTGTTCTCCCTGAACCTGTTGATGCCGACGATCACCCGGGCCGCGATCATCGACATCGGGCCGAACGGCTGCTCCCTGGCCGACGCCATCCGCAGTGCCAACCTGGACTCGGCCATTGGCCAGTGCAGCGCAGGCGCCGGCACCGATCAGATCGTGGCGCCGGACGGCTGGGAGATCACCCTGTCGAGCGAGTTGCCGACGATCGAGTCCGACCTGACCCTGCGCACCCAGACGGCGGCCGGCCATCTGCGGATTTCAGGCGACTTTTCCGTGCCGATCCTGAAGATTCATGGCAGCGGCACCGCCGTCAACATCCATCGCGTGGAGTTCTTCGGCGGCAAGCGTGACGGCGTCGGCAATCCGGGCGGCGCGGCACTCAGCATCCGCGACGCCACGGTCAGCATCGTCGACAGCGAGTTCCGGGCCAATACGGCCAGCCTGTCCGATGGCGGGGCGATCAATATCCGGGACGGCGTGCTGCTGATGACCCGCACCGTGATCAGTAACAACTGGACGCGACGCACGGGCCTGACGCCGAAGCGCGGCGGGGGCATCTATGCCGAAGACAGCGTGCTGGATCTGGAAGAGGTCTTCTTCGATCAGAACTTCTCCCTGCTGTTCAACCCGGAAGAGGCGGGCACGACGCTCTCGGACGGCCTGTTCATGAACGGGGGCAGCCTCGTGCTCCGAAAGAGCGAGGTCTACGAGAGCTACTACGGCATTCGGGCGATCAACGCAGCCGATGTGCTGATCGAGAACACGACCTTCGAGGATGCGGAATCGGGCTATGTCGATATTCCGAAGCTCGAGTACGAGGGGCCCGGCGTGCTCGTCCTCAATCACGTGACGATGAGCGCGGAAATGCGCGTGGTCAACGCCATCCTCGAGGCCAGCAATTCGATCTTCGCCCAGTGCGTGACCACGGGCACGACCTGGACCGTCGACACGGCCAACAAGTACTTCAATTTCGACTGCAACGGCCCCCGGGACTGGCCCGGCGTGATTGCGCTGGCGGACAACGGCGGCTTCACGCGCACCCGCGCATCGACGCTGAACTCGAGCGTCGTCGACGCCGGTGATCCAGCCTACTGCCTGGCCGAGGATCAACGCGGCGAGCCCCGCGGCGCCCAGTGCGATATCGGTGCCTATGAATTGACCTCCTTCGCGGATGTCGGGGTCAGCCTGGTCATCGAGCCAGCCGGGCCCTGGGTGGACGGCCAGGCCGTGCGGGCCATGGTCGAAGTGTCCAATGCCGGTCCGGGGAACGCCAATGCAGTGTCCCTGAGCGCGGCCACTCAGCAGTTCTTCGTGCAGGGCGTCGATGCCTCCTTCTGCAGCTCGCTGCCCTGCCTGATCAATCAGATTCCGGCGGGCGAAACGGTACGCGTGCCGATCGATGCCGTGCTGGGCAGCTTTCAGTCGGCCGGCTTCGACGTCGATGTGGCGGCCTCGCGCACGGGGGCGTCCTATTACCAGGACCCGGACGAATCCGATCCGGGAGGCAACAACCGGGCTTCGGCCAGCGGTGCCATCGATCCCGGTGCGGATCTGTCTCTGCAGCTCGATCTGCTGACGCCGCCCCCTTACTTTGTCGGCCAGACGGTGGTCTATCGGGCAGTCATCGCCAATGGTGGCGGCCAGGCCGCCTCACCCGTGGAGCTGGAACTGTTTCCAGCCGGTGGCACTATCGAGGCCTTCGCCGGCTGCAGCTCGGTCAACGGCCCGCTCTGCACACTTGGCCAACTGAACGACGGCCAGACGGCCCAGATCGACCTGGACTTCAAGGTCAATGCCGCGGCCTTCGTGCTCGATGGTGAGGTGAGCGCGCCCCAGCTCGACATCGCGCCCGCCGACAACCTGGACGATCAGGGCAATCAGGGCGCGGTCAGCGAAGCCGATGTGTCCGTGGAGCTCGAGCTGGCCCAGAGCGCTCCGTATTATTCGGATCAGTTTCTGGTGTTCACGGCTCGCATCCGGACCGGCAACGCGCCGGCATCGAATGTCCGCTTCTGGTCGGAGATGCCGGGTGCGGTCGGAGGTTTCTTCGATGCGCCGTTCTGCACCGGGGGCTCGCCCTGCGTCATACCGAGCATGGCGGCCAACGAAGAATTGGTGGCCACCATCGCCGTGTTCGCTCCCGTTGCGCCCGATGATGGCAGTGTTCCGAGCTGGGCGCATCGGATCTACGCCGAGCCGGGCCAGGTGGATTCGAACCCTGCCAACAACGAGGCCATCATCCAGCAGAACTACCAGGCCGCCACCAATCTGGTCGTCGATGTGGAGCTGCTCAGCCAGCCGCCCTTTGCCGCCGGGGACGTGGTCGATTACGAAATCGAGCTGATCAACGGCGGCGTCAATCGGGCCCGTGATGTGGTGTTGACGGTGGACGCCGACAACCTGGAGCTCGAATTCCTGTCCGGTAACCAGTGCCAGGCGGTCGATTGCGAACTCGCGACCATGGACTTTGCGCAACGGGAGCGAATTCTCCTTCAGTACCGCGTCGTCGATCCCGGCGACTTCAACCTCGGGGCGAGCATCACGGGCGCCGATTACGACCCCGCCCTCTCGAACAACAGCGACCCGCTCAACGGCGCCACAGCCGTCGCGCCCTTGACCGATAGCCTGTTCTCGGATCGGTTCCGGCCATGA
- a CDS encoding DUF11 domain-containing protein produces MAAGLLATHAIATVEYDQDVTPTIIFGAGNNNGAFTTDRFNGVEIGLRAKLRYDENGVPQNVFNSNGDGSYTFYTRSRPNFPDGQRGEWSFEWAVNTDFDGSSLLNLDDLSYELGLDADPGPGTNFLVFDPITPSAEAPCWDHAIGNNGTGNGGGTAVNCITDPNPGQSYAGLLTDNNVAQNSWQYGFFLIDELADYDPRLPGRYTIYLQASNGSGVVARSEIEVIVVDPPLAFDQNVTPEAIFGSGNANGEFTTDRRNDIELGLRGKLRYNASGVPENTFNSNGDGTYSFAPRLVPGGSPLRAEWGFEWSVNTNYQGGAGPNVDAYTYELGLDADPSLGTDFLVFDPITPTAEVPCWDHAMGNNGTPNGGGTSANCLGDPNAGATYQNLIANNNVAQNSWRYEFFASGPIAGFDPTVDGSYRIYLAAYNADGVEVARSDIDILVGSASGGTVSDVELSMSTTATGTQFTGDAITYQLVASNTDLAKAANVSILNVLPDNLSFVAGSCDDGSVANVAGQSVDFALADLPSGASTICTIDTVVASSGTIVNSASVAADNDGDANNNAASVRLLGVIESVALTGDIPSPTDNDYTRINDVVQIAGPGDQIVLNGVFDWNESNAFASWALGSDGIDGTVDDWTIYVPDGLADLTITATAPGDATIKGPGDLAGVDLEGFLLVYGTNPGLEISNLVIEDFDVAIGIYYNGGGVNVYDNLTIIDNFIAMPRDVAGNSQGGEAFQNIGIHYSFGDNILIARNVIEIPGDSASTASLRAAQVAMQSNTSGGAYEGLVIEDNEIRILLAQAEIPAGIIGIWENGNAHTSNITVRNNRFINLDPANDPSLNDQEAFRITSHSSASSTTRYEGNYAEGANVGYGWLSFDTYGADFSTRDPIEFVSNTAVDNLTGILIDSNGAADLSCNRIHGNDLGLSNITQAGRISLADDNWWGCNAGPNAGDCDAYDTGLTTDRWLVAGLTADAGTVLINSTTGLNLDLRSNSDGNEVTSCTLPATPVILAANEGSVTPAVGATSAALLDADYTAPGFATGDTVTVTVDAEVLTVDFTVELPVDSIFNDRFEN; encoded by the coding sequence ATGGCCGCTGGTCTGCTGGCCACGCACGCAATCGCGACCGTGGAATACGATCAGGACGTCACACCGACGATCATCTTCGGCGCCGGAAACAATAACGGTGCGTTCACCACGGACCGATTCAACGGCGTCGAAATCGGCCTGCGAGCCAAGCTCCGCTACGACGAGAACGGCGTGCCGCAGAACGTCTTCAACAGCAACGGCGACGGCAGCTATACCTTCTACACGCGCAGCCGCCCGAATTTTCCCGACGGTCAGCGCGGCGAATGGAGCTTCGAATGGGCGGTCAACACGGACTTCGACGGAAGTTCGCTACTGAACCTCGATGACCTGAGCTACGAGCTCGGCCTGGACGCCGATCCCGGCCCGGGCACGAACTTCCTCGTCTTCGATCCGATCACACCCAGCGCCGAAGCGCCATGCTGGGATCATGCCATCGGCAACAACGGAACCGGCAATGGTGGCGGCACCGCCGTCAACTGCATCACCGATCCGAACCCCGGGCAAAGCTACGCCGGACTGCTGACGGACAACAACGTCGCCCAGAACTCCTGGCAGTACGGCTTCTTCCTGATCGACGAACTTGCCGACTACGATCCGCGCCTGCCCGGCCGGTACACGATCTACCTCCAGGCATCCAACGGCAGTGGCGTGGTCGCGCGCAGCGAGATCGAGGTCATCGTGGTCGATCCGCCGCTGGCCTTCGATCAGAACGTCACCCCCGAGGCCATCTTCGGCAGCGGCAACGCCAATGGTGAGTTCACCACGGATCGTCGCAACGACATCGAGCTCGGCCTGCGCGGCAAGCTCCGTTACAACGCCTCGGGCGTGCCCGAGAACACCTTCAACAGCAACGGTGACGGCACCTACTCCTTTGCCCCGCGCCTGGTTCCGGGCGGCAGCCCGCTGCGCGCGGAATGGGGCTTCGAGTGGTCGGTCAACACCAACTATCAGGGCGGCGCGGGACCGAACGTCGATGCCTATACCTACGAGTTGGGCCTGGACGCGGATCCGAGCCTGGGCACGGACTTCCTGGTCTTCGATCCGATCACCCCGACGGCCGAGGTCCCGTGCTGGGATCACGCCATGGGTAACAACGGAACGCCCAACGGGGGCGGCACGTCCGCCAACTGCCTCGGGGACCCGAACGCCGGCGCCACCTATCAGAACCTGATCGCCAACAACAACGTGGCCCAGAACTCCTGGCGCTACGAGTTCTTCGCCAGCGGTCCGATCGCCGGTTTCGATCCGACCGTCGACGGCAGCTACCGCATCTACCTGGCGGCCTACAACGCCGACGGTGTCGAAGTCGCCCGCAGCGATATCGACATCCTGGTCGGCAGTGCAAGCGGCGGCACCGTGTCCGACGTCGAGCTGAGCATGAGCACCACGGCCACAGGCACCCAGTTCACCGGCGACGCGATCACCTATCAGCTCGTCGCCAGCAACACGGACCTGGCCAAGGCAGCGAACGTCTCGATCCTCAACGTGCTGCCGGACAATCTGAGCTTCGTGGCCGGCAGCTGCGACGATGGCAGCGTCGCCAACGTGGCCGGGCAGAGCGTCGACTTCGCCCTGGCCGACCTGCCCAGCGGCGCCAGCACGATCTGCACGATCGACACGGTCGTGGCCTCCAGTGGCACGATCGTCAACAGCGCGAGCGTGGCCGCCGACAACGACGGCGATGCGAACAACAACGCCGCCAGCGTGAGATTGCTGGGGGTGATCGAGTCAGTCGCCCTGACCGGCGACATCCCGAGCCCGACCGACAACGACTACACCCGCATCAACGACGTCGTCCAGATCGCAGGCCCCGGCGACCAGATCGTGTTGAACGGCGTTTTCGACTGGAACGAAAGCAATGCCTTTGCCAGCTGGGCGCTCGGCTCGGACGGCATCGACGGCACCGTCGATGACTGGACGATCTACGTGCCCGACGGCCTGGCTGATCTGACCATCACCGCCACTGCACCGGGCGATGCAACGATCAAGGGACCGGGCGACCTGGCCGGCGTCGATCTCGAAGGCTTCCTGCTGGTCTACGGCACCAACCCGGGGCTGGAAATCTCCAATCTGGTCATCGAGGACTTCGATGTCGCCATCGGCATCTACTACAACGGCGGCGGCGTCAACGTCTACGACAATCTGACCATCATCGACAACTTCATCGCCATGCCGCGCGATGTCGCCGGCAACTCGCAGGGCGGAGAGGCGTTCCAGAACATCGGCATTCACTACTCCTTCGGCGACAATATCCTGATCGCCCGCAACGTGATCGAGATCCCGGGAGACTCCGCGTCGACGGCCAGTCTGCGCGCGGCCCAGGTGGCCATGCAGTCCAACACCTCCGGCGGCGCCTATGAAGGTCTGGTCATCGAAGACAACGAGATCCGGATCCTGCTGGCCCAGGCCGAGATCCCGGCCGGCATCATCGGCATCTGGGAGAACGGCAACGCGCATACCAGCAATATCACGGTACGCAACAACCGTTTCATCAATCTGGATCCAGCCAACGATCCGTCATTGAACGACCAGGAGGCCTTCCGCATCACCTCGCACTCGTCCGCCTCGTCAACAACGCGCTACGAGGGCAATTACGCGGAAGGTGCCAACGTCGGTTACGGCTGGCTGAGCTTCGATACCTACGGTGCGGACTTCTCGACCCGGGATCCGATCGAGTTCGTTTCGAATACGGCCGTCGATAACCTCACCGGCATCCTCATCGACTCCAACGGTGCCGCGGACCTGAGCTGCAACCGCATCCATGGCAACGATCTGGGGCTGAGCAACATCACCCAGGCCGGCCGCATCTCGCTGGCCGACGACAACTGGTGGGGTTGCAATGCCGGCCCCAATGCCGGCGACTGCGATGCCTATGACACCGGTCTGACCACCGATCGTTGGCTGGTGGCCGGACTGACGGCCGATGCCGGCACGGTGCTGATCAACTCGACCACCGGTCTGAACCTGGACCTGCGCAGCAACTCCGACGGCAATGAGGTCACCAGCTGCACGCTGCCGGCGACCCCGGTCATTCTCGCGGCCAACGAGGGCTCGGTCACGCCGGCCGTCGGTGCGACCAGCGCGGCACTCCTCGATGCCGACTACACGGCCCCGGGTTTCGCGACCGGCGATACGGTCACCGTCACGGTCGACGCCGAAGTCCTGACCGTCGACTTCACCGTCGAACTCCCGGTCGACTCGATCTTCAACGATCGCTTCGAGAACTGA
- a CDS encoding DUF6498-containing protein, with product MKLTPLQAIVASNVATLIAALIQGWGMVQLLWPFWAQSVIIGLYSMARIRRSADGDARHLLFFLLHYGGFHFGYLVFLIALTTSADAAGMVPVTNTNSGEVMQLYAGVYHPLDWILYAGLAVSFWLSHRASYRAHLEADLASRPSVGRLFAIPYLRILPMHLTLILGVLLGGPGTVVFFMLLKILADLAMHVLEHRLLAVSTSTH from the coding sequence ATGAAGCTGACGCCCCTACAGGCCATCGTGGCCAGCAATGTCGCCACGCTGATCGCTGCCCTGATCCAGGGCTGGGGCATGGTTCAGCTGCTCTGGCCCTTCTGGGCGCAGAGCGTGATCATCGGCCTCTATTCCATGGCGCGAATCCGTCGTAGCGCGGATGGCGATGCCCGCCATCTCCTGTTCTTCCTGCTCCACTACGGCGGCTTCCACTTCGGCTACCTGGTCTTTCTCATCGCCCTGACGACCAGCGCCGATGCCGCCGGGATGGTCCCGGTCACCAACACCAACTCGGGCGAGGTCATGCAACTGTATGCCGGGGTCTACCACCCGCTGGACTGGATTCTCTACGCCGGCCTTGCGGTGTCCTTCTGGCTCAGTCACCGCGCCTCCTACCGCGCCCACCTTGAGGCCGACCTGGCCAGTCGCCCGAGCGTCGGTCGTCTGTTCGCCATCCCCTACCTGCGAATCCTGCCCATGCATCTGACCCTGATCCTCGGCGTCCTCCTCGGCGGCCCGGGCACGGTCGTCTTCTTCATGTTGCTGAAGATTCTTGCGGACCTCGCCATGCACGTGCTCGAGCATCGACTACTGGCAGTTTCAACGAGCACACACTGA